In one Thermodesulfobacteriota bacterium genomic region, the following are encoded:
- a CDS encoding ferritin-like domain-containing protein, whose translation MDITTEKLIEHLNNDLSMEYAAAIQYIQHSSVMTGAQYGDIIKELKIHANEEIGHAMVLADQIDFLGGVPTADVTKINTASDNVEMLEQDLAGEEGAIARYKLRIDQAEALKEFALAQQLRNILAMEQEHAMDLKQALGK comes from the coding sequence ATGGATATAACCACGGAAAAACTTATCGAACACCTGAACAACGACCTCTCTATGGAGTACGCCGCGGCTATACAGTACATCCAGCACTCCTCGGTCATGACCGGGGCGCAGTACGGCGACATAATAAAGGAGCTGAAGATCCACGCTAACGAGGAGATCGGCCACGCCATGGTGCTGGCCGACCAGATAGATTTTCTCGGGGGCGTGCCCACGGCCGACGTGACGAAGATAAATACCGCGAGCGATAACGTGGAGATGCTCGAGCAGGACCTTGCCGGCGAGGAGGGCGCAATAGCGCGCTACAAGCTCCGGATAGACCAGGCCGAGGCGTTGAAGGAGTTCGCTCTGGCCCAGCAGCTCAGGAACATCCTCGCCATGGAGCAGGAACACGCCATGGAC
- a CDS encoding dolichyl-phosphate beta-glucosyltransferase encodes MCYLSIVIPAYNEEKRLPDTLIKIRDYLNRQDYTWEIIVVDDGSADNTIGAAREALGEEGLTVIGNRTNSGKGWSVRRGMLAAKGEVVLFSDADLSTPIEELDKMLPLIREGCDIVIGSRALPDSDIVVPQPRHRQTMGKIFNLLVRGILLGGFRDTQCGFKCYRGEAARAVFGLQRLAGFAFDVEDLYIAGKLGLKVKELPIRWLDSPDSRVGLVGGSSSMLLDLFRIRLYDLAGMYKV; translated from the coding sequence ATGTGTTACCTCAGCATAGTAATCCCGGCCTACAACGAAGAGAAACGGCTCCCGGATACCCTTATAAAGATACGGGACTATCTCAACCGGCAGGACTACACGTGGGAGATAATAGTGGTGGACGACGGGAGCGCGGACAACACGATAGGGGCGGCGAGGGAGGCGCTGGGTGAAGAAGGGCTCACCGTCATAGGGAACAGGACCAACTCGGGCAAGGGCTGGTCGGTCAGGAGGGGGATGCTGGCGGCAAAGGGCGAGGTGGTGCTCTTCTCGGACGCCGACCTCTCCACGCCCATTGAAGAACTCGACAAGATGCTCCCGCTCATAAGGGAGGGCTGCGACATAGTCATTGGTTCGAGGGCGCTGCCGGACTCCGACATCGTCGTGCCCCAGCCCCGGCACAGGCAGACCATGGGAAAGATCTTCAACCTGCTGGTGAGGGGCATCCTCCTCGGCGGCTTCCGGGACACCCAGTGCGGGTTCAAGTGTTACAGGGGGGAGGCCGCCCGGGCCGTCTTCGGCCTCCAGAGGCTCGCGGGCTTCGCCTTCGACGTCGAGGACCTTTATATAGCAGGGAAGCTCGGCTTAAAGGTCAAGGAGCTGCCCATCAGGTGGCTCGACTCGCCGGACTCGAGGGTGGGGCTCGTCGGCGGCTCCTCCTCCATGCTCCTGGACCTTTTCAGGATAAGGCTTTACGACCTCGCGGGCATGTATAAAGTTTAG